Proteins encoded together in one uncultured Desulfosarcina sp. window:
- the typA gene encoding translational GTPase TypA: protein MTSLLTNKRIRNIAIIAHVDHGKTTLVDAMFRQSGLFRQDQQVAERLMDRMDLERERGITIAAKNCSVIFRGVKINIVDTPGHADFGGEVERALSMVDGAILLVDASEGPLPQTRFVLQKALAAKLKIIVVINKIDRQDARTAEVLDQVYDLLIDLDADEGQLEFPLFYAIGRDGVVGDAPDRLADDLQPLFEAIVKEIPPPAFKPEAPFQMLVSDLGYSDYLGRLAVGRVAGGSVESRDRLIRIDSDGRQRPLKVTRLQTYEGMDITPAAAVEAGEIAILSGIEDVAIGDTICTEDAPFALPRITVDPPTVSMMFTINNGPLGGKEGRYVQSAKIRERLAKETLMNVAIQIETTDDRDSVMVKGRGEFQLAILIETMRREGFELCVGRPKVIEKRVNGEIHEPIERLFVDCDEAFMGIVTEKLSLRKGKMMNLANTGTGRVRIEFSIPSRALIGYRDEFLTDTRGTGIMNSYFSGYEPYRGDFPSRFTGSIVGDRQGKAVPYALYNLEPRGRLFVQPGEPVYEGMVIGEHNREQDINVNPTKEKKLTNMRASGKDDNVILAPIRPMTLEQAINFIRDDEYVEVTPLSIRLRKVTLGAKDRYVQRDRKKK from the coding sequence ATGACTTCTTTGCTGACCAACAAACGCATTCGCAATATCGCCATCATCGCCCATGTCGACCACGGCAAGACCACCCTGGTCGATGCCATGTTCCGCCAGAGCGGTCTCTTCCGCCAGGATCAACAGGTAGCCGAAAGGCTCATGGACCGCATGGACCTTGAACGCGAGCGGGGCATTACCATTGCCGCAAAAAACTGTTCGGTGATTTTCCGGGGAGTGAAAATCAACATTGTGGACACCCCCGGCCATGCCGATTTCGGGGGTGAAGTAGAACGCGCCCTGTCCATGGTGGACGGCGCCATATTGCTGGTGGACGCCTCGGAAGGTCCTTTGCCGCAAACCCGTTTCGTTCTGCAAAAGGCCTTGGCGGCCAAACTGAAAATCATCGTGGTCATCAACAAAATCGACCGCCAGGATGCCCGCACCGCCGAGGTGCTGGACCAGGTCTACGATCTGCTGATCGATCTGGACGCCGACGAGGGGCAGTTGGAGTTTCCCCTGTTTTACGCCATCGGCCGCGACGGCGTGGTCGGCGATGCTCCGGATCGGTTGGCCGACGATCTTCAGCCGCTTTTCGAAGCCATCGTCAAAGAAATTCCCCCGCCCGCTTTCAAGCCGGAGGCTCCGTTTCAGATGCTGGTTTCCGATCTGGGGTATTCGGACTATCTGGGGCGCCTGGCCGTGGGGCGTGTGGCCGGCGGCAGCGTGGAATCCAGGGACCGGCTCATTCGAATCGACAGCGATGGCCGGCAGCGCCCCCTGAAAGTGACCCGCCTGCAGACCTACGAAGGCATGGACATCACCCCGGCCGCTGCGGTCGAGGCCGGCGAGATCGCTATTCTGTCCGGCATCGAGGATGTGGCCATCGGCGATACCATCTGCACCGAAGACGCTCCCTTCGCCCTGCCCCGCATCACCGTGGACCCGCCGACGGTCTCCATGATGTTCACGATCAACAACGGTCCTCTGGGCGGCAAAGAAGGCCGTTATGTGCAATCGGCGAAGATCCGCGAACGTTTGGCCAAGGAAACCCTTATGAACGTGGCCATCCAGATCGAAACTACCGACGACCGCGATTCGGTAATGGTCAAAGGCCGCGGGGAGTTTCAGCTGGCCATTCTCATCGAGACCATGCGCCGGGAGGGATTCGAGCTTTGCGTGGGTCGTCCCAAGGTGATCGAAAAGCGGGTAAACGGAGAGATCCACGAACCCATCGAGCGTCTTTTCGTGGACTGCGACGAAGCTTTCATGGGCATCGTCACGGAAAAACTTTCGCTGCGCAAGGGAAAGATGATGAACCTGGCCAATACCGGGACCGGCCGGGTGCGGATCGAGTTTTCGATCCCTTCCCGGGCGCTGATCGGCTACCGGGACGAATTTCTGACCGACACCCGAGGAACGGGCATTATGAATTCCTATTTTTCGGGGTACGAGCCCTACCGGGGCGACTTTCCCAGCCGGTTCACCGGCTCCATCGTCGGCGACCGCCAGGGAAAGGCCGTGCCCTATGCCCTGTACAATCTGGAACCGCGCGGCCGGCTGTTCGTGCAACCCGGCGAACCGGTCTACGAAGGCATGGTGATCGGCGAGCATAACCGGGAGCAGGACATCAACGTCAATCCGACCAAGGAAAAGAAACTGACCAACATGCGGGCCTCGGGCAAGGACGACAACGTGATCCTGGCTCCCATCCGGCCCATGACCCTGGAGCAGGCCATCAATTTCATCCGCGATGACGAATATGTGGAGGTCACTCCCCTTTCCATCCGGCTGCGCAAGGTGACCTTAGGGGCAAAGGATCGGTACGTTCAGCGGGACCGGAAGAAGAAATGA
- the aroF gene encoding 3-deoxy-7-phosphoheptulonate synthase, with the protein MLVVMEKTATPEQIDHVVAVIERNGFTARPIPGGDRVSIGVLNNEGPVDAALFVGLPGVKDAVPITKPYKLVSRETKADDTLIQVGETTIGNGNLTLIAGPCAIESRDQALTIAEHVKKAGAQLFRGGAFKPRTSPYSFQGLGEEGLKILSMVRDRTGLPVVTEVMDERTFDLVEHYADIVQIGTRNMQNFSLLKRAGESYRPIMLKRGMAATIEEWLMAAEYIMSRGNHQVILCERGVRTFVHHSRNTLDLSAIPVVKKESHLPVVVDPSHAAGRRDQVLPLSRAAAAAKAHGLMIEVHHQPDLALSDGAQSLYPDQFEILCRQVMAIFKVCRGEEPF; encoded by the coding sequence ATGTTAGTGGTGATGGAAAAGACGGCCACCCCGGAGCAGATCGACCATGTGGTGGCGGTCATCGAGAGAAACGGGTTCACGGCCCGACCGATTCCCGGCGGCGATCGCGTTTCCATCGGGGTGCTGAACAATGAAGGACCGGTGGATGCGGCCCTGTTCGTCGGACTGCCCGGCGTCAAGGATGCCGTGCCCATCACCAAACCTTACAAGCTGGTGAGCCGTGAAACCAAAGCCGACGATACCCTGATCCAGGTGGGGGAAACCACCATCGGCAACGGCAACCTGACCCTCATCGCCGGACCGTGTGCCATCGAAAGCCGGGATCAGGCCCTGACCATCGCCGAACACGTGAAAAAAGCCGGCGCCCAACTGTTCCGCGGGGGGGCTTTTAAACCGCGCACCTCCCCCTATTCCTTTCAGGGGCTTGGCGAAGAAGGGCTTAAAATCCTGTCCATGGTGAGGGATCGAACCGGGCTGCCGGTGGTTACCGAGGTCATGGACGAAAGAACCTTCGATCTGGTGGAGCACTATGCCGACATCGTTCAGATCGGCACCCGCAATATGCAGAATTTCAGTCTGCTCAAGCGGGCGGGTGAATCCTATCGCCCCATCATGCTCAAGCGCGGCATGGCCGCAACCATAGAGGAGTGGCTGATGGCGGCCGAGTACATCATGTCCCGGGGCAACCATCAGGTCATCCTGTGCGAGCGGGGCGTGCGCACCTTTGTCCACCACAGCCGCAATACGCTGGATCTTTCCGCTATTCCCGTGGTGAAAAAAGAGAGCCATCTGCCTGTCGTAGTGGATCCCAGCCATGCCGCCGGGCGCCGGGATCAGGTGCTGCCCCTTTCCCGCGCTGCCGCTGCCGCCAAGGCTCACGGATTGATGATCGAAGTCCACCACCAGCCGGACCTGGCCTTAAGCGACGGCGCCCAAAGCCTTTACCCGGACCAATTCGAGATCCTCTGCCGGCAGGTCATGGCCATTTTCAAGGTCTGCCGCGGCGAGGAGCCGTTTTAA
- a CDS encoding zinc ribbon domain-containing protein, whose translation MPIYEYQCKACSHRFEQLVFASDTEPPVCPECNSGDVEKLMSAGAVRPNGIPTGSGGFKPPACNRSAGG comes from the coding sequence ATGCCGATTTACGAGTACCAATGTAAAGCCTGCTCTCATCGATTCGAACAACTGGTCTTTGCCTCGGATACCGAACCGCCGGTATGCCCGGAATGCAACAGCGGCGATGTGGAAAAACTGATGTCCGCCGGTGCGGTTCGCCCCAACGGGATACCCACCGGTTCCGGCGGTTTCAAACCGCCCGCCTGCAACCGTTCTGCCGGTGGCTGA
- a CDS encoding uracil-DNA glycosylase family protein, translating into MALTGGGPADGIGVLTDELVRRLKPLTFSDPVTHVYNPIDYARNGYDRYVARFGNSAKEVLLLGMNPGPFGMVQTGVPFGDVEMVTGWMGITTFVSQPEYPHPKRPVDGFSCSRREVSGGRLWGWAKQRFGPAEAFFSHFFVLNYCPLVFMEASGRNRTPDRLPAAEKKTLFSICDRVLRQSVAIYRPRWVVGIGAFAEKRAVAALEDTDVKIGRISHPSPANPKANRGWDAVVERELADLGIDLPAVKR; encoded by the coding sequence ATGGCGCTGACGGGCGGCGGACCGGCCGACGGTATCGGCGTTCTCACCGACGAACTGGTACGGCGCCTGAAACCGCTGACGTTTTCCGATCCGGTTACCCATGTCTATAATCCGATCGATTATGCCCGCAACGGCTACGATCGGTATGTGGCCCGCTTCGGCAATTCGGCCAAAGAGGTTCTCTTGCTCGGCATGAATCCGGGGCCCTTCGGGATGGTCCAGACCGGGGTGCCCTTCGGAGACGTCGAAATGGTAACGGGCTGGATGGGAATCACGACTTTCGTTTCCCAGCCGGAGTATCCTCACCCCAAGCGGCCGGTGGACGGTTTTTCCTGTTCCCGCCGGGAGGTGAGCGGTGGGCGTCTATGGGGGTGGGCGAAACAGCGTTTCGGACCGGCCGAGGCGTTTTTCAGCCATTTTTTCGTGCTCAACTACTGCCCCCTGGTGTTCATGGAGGCCAGTGGACGAAACCGGACGCCGGATCGACTGCCCGCGGCCGAGAAGAAAACCCTGTTTTCGATCTGCGACCGGGTGTTGCGACAGTCCGTAGCGATTTATCGGCCCCGATGGGTGGTCGGCATCGGCGCCTTCGCGGAAAAGAGAGCGGTCGCTGCGCTGGAGGATACGGATGTGAAGATCGGGCGGATATCCCACCCCAGCCCGGCCAACCCCAAGGCCAATCGAGGGTGGGACGCCGTTGTGGAAAGGGAACTGGCAGACCTGGGAATCGATCTGCCCGCTGTGAAAAGATGA
- a CDS encoding GAF domain-containing protein, with the protein MVKKATPPVRSQPITKTLNAKRLEVENRRLLRKNEELKKRNRELELISQAFLSINSCLELDRVLSTILETIRNLFGAVGSSIWLVDPDSDEMVCQQAAGLGRNIVRGWRLSPGEGVAGWVSSHGKSLILRDTREDLRHFPEVADKMRVELRSIVSVPMRIKGEVIGALQVVDKKIGRFKDTHAILLELLADASTIAIENAQLFERANLEIAERKLAQKKLKESENALKDKSAALKEVNTAMNVLLKNREEDQADMENIIVANVKDMVLPFLEKLSRSKLDEKQATYVEIIQSNISNIVSPFLRQIPMKFFDLTPTEIQIADLVRKDKTTKEIAQLLNASSKTIEAHRNRLRKKLGLTNQRIQLRDYLMTLV; encoded by the coding sequence ATGGTAAAAAAGGCAACACCCCCTGTTCGCTCGCAGCCAATCACAAAGACGCTGAACGCCAAGCGGCTCGAAGTCGAAAATCGCCGGTTGCTCCGGAAAAATGAAGAGCTGAAAAAGCGAAACCGGGAACTGGAACTGATCAGCCAGGCGTTTCTGTCCATCAACTCCTGCCTGGAACTCGACCGGGTGCTGTCTACTATTCTGGAAACCATTCGCAACCTTTTTGGCGCGGTGGGCAGTTCGATCTGGCTGGTCGACCCGGATTCTGACGAGATGGTCTGCCAGCAGGCCGCCGGATTGGGACGCAATATCGTTAGGGGCTGGCGTCTTTCGCCCGGAGAGGGTGTGGCGGGCTGGGTCAGTTCCCATGGCAAAAGCTTGATCTTGCGGGACACCCGAGAAGATCTGCGTCATTTTCCCGAAGTGGCAGACAAAATGAGGGTGGAACTGCGCTCCATCGTCAGCGTCCCCATGCGTATAAAAGGCGAAGTCATCGGAGCATTGCAGGTCGTGGACAAAAAGATCGGCCGTTTTAAGGATACCCATGCCATCCTGCTCGAATTGTTGGCCGACGCTTCGACGATTGCCATTGAAAACGCCCAGCTTTTCGAACGGGCCAATCTTGAAATCGCCGAAAGGAAACTGGCGCAAAAAAAGTTGAAGGAAAGTGAAAACGCGCTCAAAGATAAAAGCGCCGCCCTCAAAGAGGTGAACACGGCCATGAATGTGCTGTTGAAGAACCGTGAAGAGGATCAGGCGGACATGGAAAATATCATTGTCGCCAATGTCAAGGATATGGTCCTGCCCTTCCTGGAAAAACTCAGCCGCAGCAAACTGGATGAAAAGCAGGCCACTTATGTGGAAATCATCCAGTCCAACATTTCCAACATCGTCTCCCCTTTCCTGCGTCAGATCCCCATGAAGTTTTTCGATCTGACGCCAACGGAAATCCAGATCGCCGATCTGGTTCGCAAGGACAAGACCACCAAGGAAATCGCCCAGCTTCTCAACGCCTCGTCGAAAACCATCGAGGCCCACCGCAACCGTCTGCGTAAAAAACTGGGGCTGACCAACCAGCGCATTCAGCTGCGGGACTATCTGATGACGCTGGTCTGA
- a CDS encoding response regulator: MPSKTILIVDDELSILVPLQFLMEKEGYVAKLAQSGKEAIEKIQAIQPDLVLLDIMLPDLDGYEIYQMIRNHREWESIRVIFLTAKNRDADIAKGLAMGADAYITKPFSNTELMEKIRQLIGPGLR, encoded by the coding sequence ATGCCTTCCAAAACGATCCTGATCGTGGATGACGAGTTGAGCATCCTGGTGCCGTTGCAGTTTCTCATGGAAAAAGAAGGGTATGTGGCCAAGCTGGCCCAAAGCGGCAAGGAGGCCATCGAAAAAATTCAAGCGATTCAACCGGATCTGGTTTTATTGGACATTATGCTCCCGGATCTGGACGGTTACGAGATCTACCAGATGATCCGGAATCACAGGGAATGGGAGTCCATACGCGTGATTTTTCTTACGGCCAAAAACAGGGATGCCGACATCGCCAAGGGGTTGGCCATGGGAGCGGATGCCTATATCACCAAGCCTTTTTCCAATACCGAGTTGATGGAGAAAATACGCCAGCTGATCGGGCCGGGATTGCGCTGA
- a CDS encoding tRNA-dihydrouridine synthase family protein produces the protein MKSLVMAPLRGLTDAVFRNAYQKHFSGVDEAVAPFVTSLKGRRIKPSHLRDLSPDRNRNLPVVPQILSNDADEFIRLANTLMDMGYSEVNWNLGCPYPMVAKKMRGSGLLPHADIIDRLLDNILNGFHGQLSIKTRLGRFCTDEMDRLVPVFNRYPLVRLIVHPRTGVQMYTGTVNLDAFAMCLAQIDHPVVYNGDIREPEAFVKLAARFPGVDQWMLGRGLIADPFLPEKIRTGSLEIHRRRERFAGFHDDLLAGYLAIFSGPGHVLDRMKGLWGYFADDFEDSDRLLKRIRKARNLDRYRQLVDRALMPS, from the coding sequence ATGAAATCCCTGGTCATGGCCCCGCTGCGCGGCCTCACCGACGCCGTGTTCAGAAACGCCTATCAAAAACACTTCAGCGGCGTCGATGAAGCGGTGGCCCCTTTTGTCACCTCGCTCAAAGGACGCCGCATCAAGCCTTCGCACCTTCGCGACCTGTCGCCGGATCGGAACCGAAATCTTCCGGTCGTGCCCCAGATTTTGAGCAACGATGCCGACGAGTTTATCCGCTTGGCCAACACCCTGATGGATATGGGCTACAGCGAGGTCAACTGGAACCTGGGCTGCCCCTATCCCATGGTGGCCAAGAAAATGCGCGGCTCCGGCCTGCTTCCCCATGCCGACATCATCGACCGGTTGCTCGACAACATATTGAACGGGTTTCACGGGCAACTGTCCATCAAAACCCGTCTGGGACGCTTTTGCACCGACGAAATGGATCGTCTGGTCCCGGTGTTCAACCGCTACCCGCTCGTCCGGCTGATCGTTCACCCGCGCACCGGGGTGCAGATGTATACCGGCACGGTGAATCTCGATGCCTTTGCCATGTGCCTGGCGCAAATCGACCATCCGGTCGTGTACAACGGCGACATCCGGGAACCGGAAGCCTTTGTAAAGCTGGCCGCCCGTTTTCCCGGGGTGGACCAATGGATGCTGGGGCGGGGGCTGATCGCCGATCCCTTCCTGCCGGAAAAGATCCGGACCGGCAGCCTTGAAATTCACCGCCGGAGAGAGCGATTCGCCGGTTTTCACGACGATCTGCTGGCGGGCTACCTGGCTATTTTTTCCGGCCCCGGCCACGTGCTTGACCGCATGAAAGGGTTATGGGGCTACTTTGCTGACGATTTTGAAGATAGCGACCGATTGCTGAAACGGATTCGCAAAGCCCGCAACCTGGATCGCTACCGGCAACTTGTCGACCGGGCGCTTATGCCGTCATAA
- a CDS encoding RiPP maturation radical SAM C-methyltransferase, translated as MSATATPPMGRVLLVSAPWPLFNRPSLPLGALQAYLKNALPSLAVDSSHFFLEVAHALGFERYHRISRRVWRAEAVFSALLYPQRAQLAESLYAGTFKKSDPAPADFSELVKQVESVSNRWLDRIDGAGLGLVGFSVSFCQVTASLYLASRIKAAFPSLPVVVGGSSFSGERSLGLLNAFPQIDYLVAGEGELALEALARQLLSPAREADPPALPDGVFSLNHPGGPKRRFSQLRRLDALPIPDYDDYFRLLKGFSPSRRFFPTLPIEASRGCWWRGRDSGAVFNGCAFCNLNLQWNGYRIKPVHRVVREVEHLVQRHEAISLAFADNTLPEKQAARIFDGIGNLNLDLSIFAELRAKTPPSTLRKMKRAGVDTVQVGIEALSSRLLKKMNKGTRAIDNLCLMKYCEAAGIVNAGNLMLHFPSSDADDVAQTLECLKFARWYRPLKTVSFWLGLDSPVYRFPERFGIRSVFNHPNLKKLFPGSVANGLCFMIQGYRGDRQRQRKLWRQVQREVRQWHRAYEAMQRQTNGRPALAYRDGGRFIVIDQQFPQAPVTRHRLAGTSADIYRYCATPRSLEQIAQRFTAFSSRQIRSFLQSMVAKRLTFTESDWYFSLAAPNAWRWNR; from the coding sequence GTGTCGGCGACTGCCACGCCCCCGATGGGCCGGGTTTTGCTGGTATCCGCACCCTGGCCACTGTTTAACCGGCCCTCTTTGCCTCTGGGCGCATTGCAAGCCTACCTGAAAAATGCGCTGCCGTCGCTTGCCGTCGATTCCAGCCACTTCTTCCTTGAAGTCGCCCATGCCCTGGGATTCGAACGCTATCATCGGATATCCCGGAGGGTCTGGCGCGCGGAAGCCGTCTTTTCCGCCCTGCTTTACCCCCAGCGGGCCCAGCTGGCCGAATCCCTCTACGCCGGCACCTTTAAAAAGAGCGATCCGGCGCCAGCCGACTTTTCCGAACTGGTCAAGCAGGTCGAATCCGTCAGCAACCGGTGGTTGGATCGCATCGATGGGGCCGGTTTGGGTCTTGTGGGCTTTTCCGTCTCATTTTGCCAGGTGACCGCATCGTTGTACCTGGCATCCAGGATCAAGGCCGCTTTTCCCTCGCTTCCCGTGGTGGTGGGCGGTTCATCTTTTTCCGGAGAGCGGTCCCTGGGCCTGCTGAACGCCTTTCCCCAGATCGATTACCTGGTGGCGGGAGAAGGGGAACTGGCGCTGGAAGCGCTGGCGCGGCAACTGCTGTCCCCTGCACGGGAAGCCGACCCACCCGCCCTGCCCGATGGCGTGTTTTCACTGAATCACCCGGGCGGACCGAAGCGCCGTTTTTCGCAGCTGCGCCGATTGGACGCCCTGCCCATCCCGGATTACGACGACTATTTCCGACTGCTGAAAGGGTTTTCTCCTTCGCGTCGATTTTTCCCGACCCTGCCGATCGAAGCCTCGCGGGGATGCTGGTGGCGGGGACGCGATAGCGGCGCTGTGTTTAACGGATGCGCTTTTTGCAATCTGAATCTTCAGTGGAACGGGTACCGCATCAAACCGGTTCACCGGGTCGTGCGGGAAGTGGAGCACCTGGTACAAAGGCACGAGGCGATTTCCCTGGCTTTTGCCGACAACACCCTGCCGGAAAAACAGGCGGCCCGTATTTTCGACGGGATCGGGAATCTGAATCTCGATCTTTCCATTTTTGCCGAGCTGCGGGCCAAGACGCCACCATCCACGCTGAGGAAAATGAAACGGGCCGGGGTCGATACGGTCCAGGTGGGAATCGAAGCCCTGTCCAGCCGGCTGCTGAAAAAAATGAACAAGGGGACGCGCGCCATCGACAACCTGTGCCTGATGAAGTACTGTGAAGCCGCCGGCATCGTCAATGCCGGCAATCTGATGCTCCATTTTCCTTCCAGCGATGCCGACGATGTCGCCCAAACCCTTGAATGTTTGAAATTCGCCCGCTGGTACCGCCCATTAAAAACGGTGAGCTTCTGGTTGGGGCTGGACAGTCCCGTATACCGTTTTCCCGAACGATTTGGCATTCGGTCGGTCTTCAATCATCCCAATTTGAAAAAACTTTTTCCGGGTAGCGTGGCCAATGGATTGTGCTTCATGATCCAGGGCTATCGCGGCGACCGCCAACGCCAGCGCAAACTGTGGCGGCAGGTCCAGCGTGAAGTGCGCCAATGGCACCGGGCGTACGAGGCCATGCAGCGACAGACCAATGGTCGACCGGCCCTGGCCTATCGGGATGGCGGCCGATTTATCGTTATCGATCAGCAATTCCCACAAGCGCCTGTCACCCGGCATCGGCTTGCGGGTACTTCGGCCGATATCTATCGCTACTGCGCAACGCCCCGTTCGCTGGAGCAGATCGCCCAGCGGTTTACGGCTTTCAGCAGCCGGCAGATCCGCTCTTTTCTTCAATCCATGGTGGCAAAACGGCTCACCTTTACCGAAAGCGATTGGTACTTCAGTCTGGCCGCACCCAACGCATGGCGCTGGAACCGATGA